One segment of Gemmatimonadaceae bacterium DNA contains the following:
- a CDS encoding amidohydrolase: protein MRQLLLGACAALTLACAGRTPPPATTPGTRTAGDTGQRSVATTLSAPNANPFPSTYVPFPSRPTVIRNATIMTAAGPTIRNGSILLRDGKIVEVGATVNAPADAVVIDGSGKYVTPGLIDTHSHIGAGGAPGGQGVLLNDVNEATSPVTAHVWIEHSIWPQDPQLPRVLEGGVTTIQVLPGSANLIGGRSAVIKLVPSRTVQGMKFPGAKYGLKMACGENPKRVYASRGPSTRMGNVAGYRAAWIGAERYRRTWDNWLAKRTGDAPNRDLGNETLAEVLRGNILVHNHCYRADEMAQMIDIAKEFGYSIRSFHHGVEAYKIADILAREGIAASLWADWGLFKVEAMDAVKANIALVDRAGARAIVHSDDASGSQRLNQEAAKAMAAGNQAGIPVTEDQAIKWVTINAAWALGLEDRVGSLEQGKNADVVLWSGNPFSVYSRPEKVWIDGAMLFDRLDPNQQWRTDFELGYVPRRELR, encoded by the coding sequence GTGAGGCAATTACTTCTTGGCGCGTGCGCCGCGCTGACGTTGGCATGCGCGGGGCGCACTCCGCCCCCCGCGACGACGCCGGGGACGCGTACGGCGGGCGACACCGGCCAGCGCAGCGTGGCGACCACGCTGTCCGCGCCGAACGCGAATCCGTTCCCCAGCACGTACGTGCCGTTCCCCTCACGCCCGACCGTGATCCGGAACGCGACCATCATGACGGCTGCGGGACCGACCATCCGCAACGGCTCGATCCTGCTGCGGGACGGCAAGATCGTCGAGGTTGGAGCCACCGTGAACGCGCCCGCCGACGCCGTGGTGATCGACGGCTCGGGCAAGTACGTCACGCCCGGGCTCATAGACACGCACTCGCACATCGGCGCGGGCGGCGCTCCCGGCGGACAGGGTGTTCTGCTCAACGACGTCAACGAAGCCACGTCGCCGGTGACGGCGCACGTCTGGATCGAGCACAGCATCTGGCCGCAGGATCCACAGCTGCCGCGCGTGCTCGAGGGCGGAGTCACGACGATTCAGGTGCTGCCGGGCTCGGCCAACCTGATCGGCGGACGGAGCGCCGTGATCAAGCTCGTGCCATCGCGCACGGTCCAGGGGATGAAGTTCCCGGGCGCGAAGTACGGGCTCAAGATGGCGTGCGGTGAAAACCCGAAGCGCGTGTATGCGTCGCGCGGGCCCTCTACGCGAATGGGGAACGTCGCCGGGTATCGCGCGGCGTGGATCGGCGCGGAGCGGTATCGCCGCACGTGGGACAACTGGCTTGCCAAACGCACGGGCGACGCGCCCAATCGCGATCTCGGCAACGAGACGCTCGCCGAAGTGCTGCGCGGCAACATCCTGGTGCACAACCACTGTTACCGCGCGGACGAGATGGCGCAGATGATCGACATCGCGAAGGAGTTCGGCTACAGCATCCGCTCCTTCCACCACGGCGTGGAGGCGTACAAGATCGCCGACATCCTGGCGCGCGAAGGGATCGCGGCCTCGCTCTGGGCCGACTGGGGCCTGTTCAAGGTAGAGGCGATGGATGCGGTGAAGGCCAACATCGCGCTGGTGGACCGCGCGGGCGCGCGGGCGATCGTGCACTCGGACGACGCGTCCGGGTCGCAGCGGCTCAATCAGGAAGCGGCGAAGGCGATGGCCGCCGGCAACCAGGCGGGCATCCCCGTCACCGAGGACCAGGCAATCAAGTGGGTCACGATCAACGCCGCCTGGGCGCTCGGGCTCGAGGACCGCGTCGGCTCCCTCGAGCAGGGCAAGAACGCGGACGTAGTCCTGTGGTCCGGAAATCCGTTCAGCGTGTACTCGAGGCCGGAGAAAGTGTGGATCGACGGCGCGATGCTGTTCGACCGGCTCGATCCGAACCAGCAATGGCGCACCGATTTCGAGCTCGGGTACGTGCCGCGGAGGGAACTGCGATGA
- a CDS encoding glycerophosphodiester phosphodiesterase family protein produces MIEAIAHRGSHSVHPENTIGAVLAAVDEGADGVEIDVHATRDGVVSVHHDFFPRGRSGDRRLASRPIADLSFAELQTFDLGGGERIPSLQGLLEALAGRARLYVEIKGRGCEELLAAILSVDSNAAVHSFDHRAVSRMAELAPSIRRGVLQGSYMVDNCVGLRSASATDLWQHFELIDAGLVGEVHGCGGRVIAWTANEERDWERLAEAGVDAICTDHVARLVRWRDRGRS; encoded by the coding sequence ATGATCGAGGCCATTGCCCACCGCGGATCTCACTCTGTACACCCGGAAAACACCATCGGCGCCGTGCTGGCGGCCGTGGATGAGGGCGCCGACGGCGTGGAGATAGACGTGCACGCGACGCGCGACGGGGTCGTAAGCGTGCACCACGATTTCTTTCCGCGGGGCAGGAGCGGCGACCGGCGGCTCGCGTCCCGGCCGATCGCGGATCTCTCCTTCGCTGAGCTCCAGACGTTCGATCTCGGCGGCGGCGAGCGCATTCCTTCGCTGCAGGGTCTCCTCGAGGCGCTGGCCGGGCGGGCGCGACTGTACGTCGAGATCAAGGGCCGCGGCTGCGAGGAGCTGCTCGCGGCCATCCTTTCCGTGGATTCCAACGCGGCGGTCCACAGCTTCGATCACCGGGCGGTCTCCCGCATGGCGGAGCTCGCTCCGTCGATCAGGCGCGGCGTGCTCCAGGGGAGCTACATGGTGGACAACTGTGTCGGCCTCCGGTCGGCCTCGGCTACCGATCTCTGGCAGCACTTCGAGCTGATCGATGCGGGGCTCGTGGGAGAGGTGCACGGCTGCGGCGGGCGCGTGATCGCCTGGACGGCCAACGAGGAGCGGGATTGGGAGCGGCTCGCCGAGGCGGGCGTGGACGCCATCTGCACCGACCACGTCGCGCGCTTGGTGCGCTGGCGCGATCGCGGCCGGTCCTAG
- a CDS encoding RNA polymerase sigma factor codes for MSEAYLPAEAGDRDLIDRWKRGDPTAATAIVSRHSDALARFAVNLGESDDVEELVQDTFVRAFGSLHSFRGDSALRTWLFTIERRLVLDRRRAARRAPASVPVTDSSAATEFTALDTMVAAETEQQVREAIERLSPTQREVFTLRVSEGLTYREIAEVVGTTEGAARVHYHNAMRAVKEYLSDE; via the coding sequence ATGAGCGAGGCATACCTGCCGGCGGAGGCTGGCGATCGCGACCTCATCGACAGGTGGAAGCGCGGCGATCCGACGGCGGCCACGGCCATCGTCAGCCGCCACAGCGATGCCCTCGCCCGTTTCGCGGTAAACCTCGGCGAGAGCGACGACGTCGAGGAGCTGGTGCAGGACACGTTCGTGCGCGCGTTCGGATCGCTGCACTCGTTTCGCGGCGACAGCGCGCTGCGCACCTGGCTGTTCACGATCGAGCGGCGGCTGGTGCTGGATCGCCGGCGCGCCGCTAGGCGGGCGCCCGCGTCGGTGCCGGTCACGGATTCGAGCGCGGCGACCGAGTTCACGGCCTTGGACACGATGGTTGCGGCCGAGACCGAGCAGCAAGTGAGGGAAGCGATTGAGCGACTGTCTCCGACTCAGCGCGAGGTTTTCACCCTGCGCGTCTCGGAGGGGCTGACGTACAGGGAGATTGCGGAGGTCGTCGGAACTACCGAGGGCGCCGCGCGGGTGCATTACCACAACGCGATGCGTGCGGTAAAGGAGTACTTGAGCGATGAATGA
- a CDS encoding zf-HC2 domain-containing protein, producing the protein MNDCVNGEIRDVLPELVSGTLPAGEVARVQEHVRACAECAAEVELLRTARAAMRLAPAMDTARIAAAVQASTAQRLAARRAPATRVARIGSLSLVAVIGALGIWSLRGSSPATTEAPAAVAVTAPDQAGAIAPARAVESRGVGAPVQLALGGDMSQLGDDDLLALLSEVSALEAMPGEEPASLAIEPILPVEQEDL; encoded by the coding sequence ATGAATGACTGCGTGAACGGCGAGATCAGAGACGTGCTGCCCGAGCTGGTGAGCGGGACGCTCCCGGCCGGCGAGGTCGCGCGCGTGCAGGAGCACGTGCGTGCATGCGCCGAGTGCGCCGCCGAGGTGGAGCTTTTGCGCACCGCGCGGGCGGCGATGCGGCTGGCGCCGGCGATGGACACGGCGCGCATCGCCGCCGCGGTGCAGGCATCCACCGCGCAGCGGCTCGCCGCGCGCAGGGCGCCGGCGACGCGGGTTGCCAGGATCGGAAGTCTGTCGCTGGTGGCTGTGATCGGTGCGCTCGGCATCTGGTCGCTGCGAGGGTCATCGCCGGCCACGACCGAAGCGCCCGCGGCGGTCGCCGTCACGGCCCCCGATCAGGCCGGCGCGATCGCGCCGGCTCGGGCCGTCGAATCGCGGGGAGTGGGGGCTCCGGTGCAGCTCGCGCTCGGCGGCGACATGAGCCAGCTCGGGGACGACGACCTGCTGGCGCTCCTGAGCGAAGTCTCCGCGCTCGAGGCCATGCCCGGCGAGGAGCCGGCGTCTTTGGCGATCGAGCCTATACTGCCTGTCGAGCAGGAGGACCTGTGA